The Acinonyx jubatus isolate Ajub_Pintada_27869175 chromosome D1, VMU_Ajub_asm_v1.0, whole genome shotgun sequence genome includes a window with the following:
- the LOC106977906 gene encoding LOW QUALITY PROTEIN: olfactory receptor 5A2-like (The sequence of the model RefSeq protein was modified relative to this genomic sequence to represent the inferred CDS: substituted 1 base at 1 genomic stop codon) — MVVGRNNTIVTKFILLGFSDHPQMKIFLFVLFLGIYLLTLAWNLSLIALIRMDSHLHTPMYFFLSNLSFLDICYVSSTTLKTLSDIITGQKTISFVGCAMQYFVFCGMGLTECFLLAAMAYDHYAAICNPLLYTVLISHTLCFKMVAEAYVGGFLSSLIETYSVYQHDFCGPNRIDHFFCDLPPVLVLSCSDTFASQVVNFIVGVVVGMVSVLVILISYGYIVAAVLKISSAKGRTKTFSTCASHLTAVTLFYGSGLFMYMXPRSSYSLNRDKVVSIFYALVIPMVNPIIYSLRNKEIKNAMRKAVQKDHVHSHGPLFFSP, encoded by the coding sequence ATGGTTGTAGGAAGGAATAACACGATTGTGACAAAATTCATCCTCCTGGGATTTTCAGACCATCCTCAAAtgaagattttcctttttgtgttattTCTGGGGATTTACCTCCTGACCCTAGCCTGGAACCTGAGCCTCATTGCCCTCATCAGGATGGACTCCCACTTGCACacgcccatgtacttcttcctcagtAACCTATCCTTCCTAGATATCTGCTATGTGTCCTCCACAACTCTGAAGACGCTCTCTGACATCATCACAGGGCAGAAAACCATTTCTTTTGTTGGCTGTGCCATGCAGTACTTTGTGTTCTGTGGAATGGGGCTGACTGAATGCTTTCTTTTGGCAGCCATGGCATATGACCACTATGCTGCAATCTGCAACCCATTGCTCTACACAGTCCTCATATCCCATACACTTTGTTTCAAGATGGTGGCTGAGGCCTATGTGGGTGGATTCCTCAGTTCTTTGATTGAAACATACTCTGTCTATCAGCATGATTTCTGTGGGCCCAACAGGATCGACCACTTCTTCTGTGACCTTCCTCCAGTTCTGGTTCTGTCCTGCTCTGATACCTTTGCCAGCCAGGTGGTGAACTTCATTGTGGGTGTTGTTGTAGGAATGGTTTCTGTCCTTGTGATCCTCATTTCTTATGGTTACATTGTTGCTGCTGTCCTGAAGATCAGCTCAGCTAAAGGTAGGACCAAAACCTTCAGCACGTGTGCCTCTCACCTGACTGCTGTGACTCTCTTCTATGGTTCTGGTCTCTTCATGTACATGTGACCTCGTTCTAGCTACTCCCTAAACCGGGACAAGGTGGTGTCCATATTCTACGCTCTGGTGATCCCTATGGTGAATCCTATCATCTATAGTCTTAGGAATAAGGAGATTAAAAATGCCATGAGGAAAGCTGTGCAAAAGGATCACGTGCATTCTCATGGGCCTTTGTTTTTCTCACCCTGA